A genomic stretch from Haloferax sp. Atlit-12N includes:
- a CDS encoding S8 family serine peptidase, with amino-acid sequence MRQQHRRTFLKLSGSLLGGVAAGSTVVAAERTDRFIVDLGGNDASAATSADLEVVYDLSPAGVVVVEGSEPAVSALNAAYAPDVEIELDAPAVEDAAPAGAVDEPGYDAQWDKQSQRIPAVHDVTRGEGARVAVIDTGVAADHPDLEHAVNASLSRNFTGDGFGAGVPAGGDHGTHVAGIVAANDGNETGVVGSAPGAELVDCRVFSPNSLASFADILAAVVYSAEIGCDAANLSLGAYPVPRQGEGKFYGKVLNKTLTHANRSGTVVVAAAGNDSADLQHDGGIISLPNEGAQALSVSATGPKGIAFDAGDEEEGPKTPAFYTNYGTNAVSVAAPGGDALRSAQESHPDTWFYDLVYNTVSTPAYDDDGNYVGSTNGYGWKAGTSMAAPQVAAAVALVRSVDPGLNANQVASKLGRTATVPEGSDKEYYGAGYLDPLAAVTE; translated from the coding sequence ATGCGTCAGCAACACAGGCGGACGTTCCTGAAGCTGAGTGGTTCCCTCCTCGGCGGCGTCGCCGCCGGGTCGACCGTCGTCGCGGCCGAGCGGACCGACCGATTCATCGTCGACCTCGGTGGCAACGACGCGTCGGCGGCGACGAGCGCCGACCTTGAGGTCGTCTACGACCTCTCGCCGGCCGGTGTGGTTGTCGTCGAGGGAAGCGAACCGGCCGTCTCCGCGCTGAACGCGGCCTACGCGCCCGACGTGGAGATAGAACTCGACGCGCCGGCGGTCGAGGACGCGGCGCCGGCCGGTGCGGTCGACGAACCCGGCTACGACGCGCAGTGGGACAAACAGAGCCAGCGGATTCCCGCGGTCCACGACGTGACCCGCGGGGAGGGCGCGCGCGTCGCCGTCATCGACACCGGCGTCGCTGCCGACCACCCGGACCTCGAACACGCGGTCAACGCGTCGCTCTCGCGGAACTTCACCGGCGACGGCTTCGGCGCGGGCGTCCCCGCCGGCGGCGACCACGGCACCCACGTCGCGGGCATCGTCGCCGCGAACGACGGAAACGAGACGGGCGTCGTCGGCTCCGCGCCGGGTGCCGAACTCGTGGACTGCCGCGTGTTCTCACCGAACTCACTCGCTTCGTTCGCCGACATCCTCGCGGCCGTCGTCTACAGCGCCGAAATCGGCTGCGACGCCGCGAACCTCAGCCTCGGTGCCTACCCGGTCCCACGACAGGGCGAAGGGAAGTTCTACGGCAAAGTGCTGAACAAGACGCTGACCCACGCCAACCGCTCGGGGACCGTCGTCGTCGCCGCCGCCGGCAACGACAGCGCCGACCTCCAGCACGACGGCGGCATCATCAGCCTCCCCAACGAGGGGGCACAGGCGCTCAGCGTCAGCGCGACCGGCCCGAAGGGAATCGCCTTCGACGCCGGCGACGAAGAAGAGGGACCGAAGACCCCGGCGTTCTACACGAACTACGGGACCAACGCTGTCAGCGTGGCCGCGCCCGGCGGTGACGCCCTCCGCTCCGCGCAGGAGAGCCACCCCGACACGTGGTTCTACGACCTCGTCTACAACACCGTCTCGACGCCCGCCTACGACGACGACGGGAACTACGTCGGTTCGACGAACGGCTACGGCTGGAAGGCCGGCACCTCGATGGCCGCGCCGCAGGTGGCCGCCGCCGTCGCGCTCGTCCGCTCGGTCGACCCGGGCCTGAACGCGAATCAGGTCGCGTCGAAACTCGGGCGCACCGCGACCGTCCCCGAAGGGTCCGACAAGGAATACTACGGAGCCGGCTACCTCGACCCGCTGGCCGCTGTCACCGAGTAA
- a CDS encoding MFS transporter, which produces MTVENPRRALGVVFFIVFVDLLGFGILIPVIPLYALSFGATEFVGSLLIASYSAMQFLAAPFLGRLSDSRGRRPVLLLSLTGSVLAWLLFGVAGSLAVLFAARMLAGAMGGNIATAQAYIADITAADDRAKGLGLLGAAFGLGFVFGPALGGFFASEPVVAAARDILPAFVPVSEFSLPSFAAALITGTNLVVAFFVLPESRPPDARGTPSEDRESRVQQLLSALRSPGLGTLVASFFLVSFAFSALESQFIFLTNDQYGYGATENAIILTYVGVVLAVVQGGLVGPLTDRFGEYRLAVGGAAIQVLTLAAVPFSPQLGAFVPDLGALLPVGPVLPAGVLALLVVMTPLSFGNALTNVSLNTLVSRSATGDEQGGAFGLTQSAGSLARTFGPALAGGLYTGIAFWAPFVVGGILMIPILVLLVRLDREAVTSATA; this is translated from the coding sequence ATGACAGTCGAGAACCCGCGTCGGGCGCTCGGGGTGGTCTTTTTCATCGTCTTCGTCGACCTCCTCGGCTTCGGTATCCTCATCCCGGTAATCCCCCTGTACGCGCTCTCGTTCGGTGCGACGGAGTTCGTCGGGAGCCTCCTCATCGCCTCCTACTCTGCGATGCAGTTCCTCGCCGCACCGTTTTTAGGCCGCCTGTCGGACTCCCGCGGTCGGCGACCCGTGCTTCTCCTGTCGCTCACGGGGAGCGTTCTGGCGTGGCTCCTGTTCGGCGTCGCGGGGTCGCTCGCGGTGTTGTTCGCCGCGCGGATGCTCGCGGGCGCGATGGGCGGCAACATCGCCACCGCACAGGCGTACATCGCCGACATCACCGCGGCGGACGACCGGGCGAAGGGGCTCGGCCTCCTCGGGGCCGCGTTCGGCCTCGGCTTCGTGTTCGGCCCCGCGCTCGGCGGGTTCTTCGCCAGCGAACCGGTCGTCGCGGCCGCCCGGGACATCCTTCCTGCGTTCGTCCCCGTCTCCGAGTTCTCGCTTCCGAGCTTCGCCGCCGCGCTCATCACCGGGACGAACCTCGTCGTCGCGTTCTTCGTCCTGCCCGAGTCGCGGCCGCCGGACGCGCGTGGGACGCCATCCGAGGACCGCGAGTCCCGCGTCCAACAGCTCCTTTCGGCGCTCCGGTCGCCCGGGCTGGGCACGCTCGTCGCCTCCTTTTTCCTCGTCTCCTTTGCCTTCTCGGCGCTCGAAAGCCAGTTCATCTTCCTCACCAACGACCAGTACGGCTACGGCGCGACCGAGAACGCCATCATCCTCACCTACGTCGGCGTCGTCCTCGCGGTCGTGCAGGGCGGCCTCGTCGGCCCGCTCACTGACCGCTTCGGCGAGTACCGACTCGCAGTCGGCGGCGCGGCGATTCAGGTGCTCACGCTCGCGGCCGTCCCCTTTTCTCCCCAACTGGGCGCGTTCGTCCCCGACCTCGGAGCGCTCTTGCCGGTCGGTCCCGTCCTCCCGGCGGGCGTGCTCGCGCTCCTCGTCGTGATGACGCCGCTGTCGTTCGGCAACGCCCTCACGAACGTCTCTTTGAACACGCTCGTCTCCCGCTCGGCGACGGGCGACGAGCAGGGCGGCGCGTTCGGCCTCACCCAGAGCGCGGGGAGTCTCGCCCGAACGTTCGGCCCGGCGCTGGCCGGCGGGCTCTACACCGGCATCGCGTTCTGGGCACCCTTCGTCGTCGGGGGCATACTGATGATTCCGATTCTCGTCCTCCTCGTGCGGCTGGACCGCGAGGCGGTCACGTCGGCGACGGCGTGA
- a CDS encoding CBS domain-containing protein, with the protein MTTKATVKEYMTREVQTVSPTNTVADVAQRIAESDGHNGFPVCDGRKAEGFVTARDILLADDDALIETVMATDLVVAHPEMDVNDAARVILRSGIQKLPVVDDAGNLVGIISNTDVIRSQIERATPEKVGKLMRTLEQIHGITVHQERRTVSLSNLIPTQARVYADELDGRRYELERGLAEPLVVIDNNGTLLLADGHHRVLAADRIGIEEMDAYVIVIDDPVELGMQRTAEKEGLKSISDIDIVDYARHPLVETTRRLQ; encoded by the coding sequence ATGACTACCAAAGCGACCGTCAAGGAGTACATGACGCGCGAGGTCCAGACCGTCTCTCCGACCAACACGGTCGCGGACGTCGCCCAACGCATCGCAGAGAGCGACGGACACAACGGATTTCCCGTCTGTGACGGACGCAAGGCCGAGGGCTTCGTCACGGCGCGCGATATCCTCCTCGCCGACGACGACGCCCTCATCGAGACGGTGATGGCGACGGACCTCGTCGTCGCCCACCCCGAGATGGACGTGAACGACGCCGCCCGCGTCATCCTCCGGTCGGGCATCCAGAAGCTCCCGGTCGTCGACGACGCGGGCAACCTCGTCGGCATCATCTCGAACACCGACGTCATCCGGAGCCAAATCGAGCGCGCGACGCCGGAGAAAGTGGGCAAACTCATGCGGACGCTCGAGCAGATTCACGGTATCACGGTCCACCAAGAGCGCCGCACGGTCTCGCTTTCGAACCTCATTCCCACGCAGGCCCGCGTCTACGCCGACGAACTCGACGGTCGACGGTACGAACTCGAACGCGGTCTCGCGGAGCCGCTCGTCGTCATCGACAACAACGGGACGCTGCTCCTCGCCGACGGTCACCACCGCGTCCTCGCGGCCGACCGAATCGGCATCGAGGAGATGGACGCCTACGTCATCGTCATCGACGACCCCGTCGAACTCGGCATGCAGCGGACCGCCGAAAAAGAGGGTCTGAAATCTATCTCGGACATCGATATCGTCGACTACGCGCGACACCCGCTGGTCGAGACGACGCGCCGACTCCAGTAG
- a CDS encoding DHH family phosphoesterase: MVRRLVLGCGSLGGNLVEQLADRGGTVTVVTDRKGRADDLRSDGIAAREGDPADPSNYPDAADLVVIGGQSSASNLDAARAAHDRFPDAPLVVYLGGDADPSVRADIDALADEVIDPRRIVSGRILDAVGTSHTERLNRLMRVLRNLDGRLAVVMHDNPDPDAIAAALALQAIAQRASVDADVCYFGDISHQENRALVNLLDLDLRVLDEVPADDEYAGFALVDHSRPGVNDRLPPETTIDIVIDHHPPRAPVEAAYVDLRRGVGATSTLLAEYLERLGIVPDTTVATALLFGIQVDTNDFTREVSTADFEAAAFLIPHVDVDLLERVETPSLTSETMETLARAISNRDVRGNVLTTNVGDIRERDALAQAADHLLGMEGVEVTVVYGLMDGTVYVSGRARGAKVDLGETFRDALGSIGSAGGHADMAGAQIPLGILDDVGDDSRESLATIVTDIVAGRMFETLEHATPTPSLDTDVAFEYPLDE; this comes from the coding sequence ATGGTACGTCGCCTGGTTCTCGGCTGCGGGTCGCTCGGCGGGAACCTCGTCGAGCAACTCGCCGACCGCGGGGGGACGGTAACGGTCGTCACGGACCGGAAGGGCCGCGCCGATGACCTCCGTTCGGACGGCATCGCCGCGAGAGAGGGCGACCCCGCCGACCCGTCGAACTACCCCGACGCGGCCGACCTCGTCGTCATCGGCGGGCAGTCTTCGGCTTCGAACCTCGACGCGGCGCGGGCGGCCCACGACCGGTTTCCGGACGCGCCGCTCGTCGTCTACCTCGGCGGCGACGCCGACCCGTCGGTCCGCGCCGACATCGACGCGTTGGCCGACGAGGTCATCGACCCGCGTCGAATCGTCTCCGGGCGAATCCTCGACGCCGTCGGTACGTCGCACACGGAGCGGTTGAACCGCCTGATGCGAGTCCTCCGAAACCTCGACGGCAGGCTCGCGGTCGTGATGCACGACAACCCGGACCCCGACGCCATCGCCGCGGCGCTGGCGCTGCAGGCCATCGCCCAGCGGGCGAGCGTCGACGCAGACGTGTGTTACTTCGGCGACATTTCTCATCAGGAGAACCGCGCGCTCGTGAACCTCCTCGATTTGGACCTTCGGGTTCTCGACGAGGTTCCGGCGGACGACGAGTACGCCGGCTTCGCGCTCGTCGACCACTCTCGACCGGGCGTCAACGACCGCCTGCCGCCGGAGACGACCATCGACATCGTCATCGACCACCACCCGCCGCGTGCGCCGGTCGAAGCGGCGTACGTGGACCTCAGACGCGGCGTCGGCGCGACGAGCACGCTGCTCGCGGAGTACCTCGAACGGCTCGGTATCGTCCCCGACACGACGGTGGCGACGGCCCTCCTGTTCGGGATTCAGGTCGACACGAACGACTTCACGCGGGAGGTCTCGACCGCCGACTTCGAGGCCGCCGCCTTTCTCATCCCCCACGTCGACGTGGACCTGCTCGAACGGGTCGAGACGCCGAGTCTGACCTCCGAGACGATGGAGACGCTCGCCCGCGCCATCTCGAACCGCGACGTGCGGGGGAACGTCCTCACGACGAACGTCGGCGATATCCGCGAGCGGGACGCCCTCGCGCAGGCCGCCGACCACCTCCTCGGGATGGAGGGCGTCGAGGTGACGGTCGTCTACGGGCTAATGGACGGCACCGTCTACGTCTCCGGTCGCGCTCGCGGGGCGAAAGTCGACCTCGGAGAGACGTTCCGCGACGCTCTCGGCTCTATCGGGAGCGCCGGCGGCCACGCGGACATGGCGGGCGCACAGATTCCACTGGGCATCCTCGACGACGTGGGCGACGACTCCCGAGAGTCGCTCGCGACCATCGTCACGGACATCGTCGCCGGGCGGATGTTCGAGACGCTGGAGCACGCGACGCCGACGCCGAGTCTGGATACCGACGTGGCCTTCGAGTACCCGCTCGATGAGTGA